The following are from one region of the Lytechinus variegatus isolate NC3 chromosome 4, Lvar_3.0, whole genome shotgun sequence genome:
- the LOC121414546 gene encoding mucin-17-like has product MDGPFAKLIERSAEKGNLIYPGVLLAKSLPVEEVLSFIDGQYKLAVAAHDELWIECLQEHLVDHMAHNLLISRYPHLNPSKNVLPKEHFPDLLFFDPGKVMWDPVLSRQHRRSADLLSTSAEFRKRASRIRPEQRRPPTSSQGEESKETKVLPGTAPPLTPCPDSTVNVKEYKDAKPLDTPTSTKKRKAKKRNCPITGCNARFTGSVRKHIYDHMPVCLRPSSETYTSIRAYSQARCLHYFAKHILQRDNLPELVSWLNAKAEGADYQWNLPEDLRFEMENLARHMEWPITDTIKVGPANHPASLLHWRALALLRNGLPENTLKGFELISSLGIETNQVKNNSAGSTQPEMTALNMQTRANTASSQVRDICAAATVEYLTTTTKDLTTTTKDSTTTAPSGSLHIQPSQPAIIPSPARPPGPLQVLPALVANLLTSVAAGSLQMRSTQISMFPRPAVPSCNSQIQPTEVARNISSARPSGSSHIHFAQGTTIPVPARSSGSFPIPPVQVSTIPTLAVPSGNFQMRPALGATIPTLAVSSGKFEMGPALGATIPMPNWPSSSSLIPPVRLATPTSVALSGSVPIPLSQLATIPPPVVASGSLPIRPSQVDKIPTPVAASGSLQILPSQGAEIPVPTSTLDFAPPSKVPKLYGSKSFFQTSPTWGSVVPSLSGAPGSLQSPQAPTSKAPKSAEPSESLPYTTSPSMAPNSTMGSGSIQVHPVLLQRTTVPTSNATSLSEIPDSLQISLAAASKLSTSSGTGMSGLSQVAKGPFPEKASGSFKTGQLAPIQVEIKAGESCFVRNNIRDVVQEPLLSSKTMPSSVDITQNSSRDTSNADISVPLKAYDSHFHLDHLEQETGKQGHDAIAAVTGRRPRVNIELCGGVLNYSDPAYFNQIHFPTKSSFRIAVGIHPCHAFCVSETDMSQLRNHLCDLQVCAVSEVGLDFSCPRVQWNCQKVLLRIILEMGVAGRVLILRLRADEINPAAERPSKECMKIMSECKVSRHQRIHLHLCDLNSEEVALWKQSYPECYFGFSSSSEHFGLSQQEALKLVPHNRLLLESNAPFLPIDLTAKSNSPAYIGEIAQVLAECQHRNLESVLRSTTDNAICLYGPWRH; this is encoded by the coding sequence ATGGATGGTCCATTTGCAAAACTTATCGAACGTTCAGCTGAGAAAGGCAATTTGATCTACCCTGGTGTGTTGTTGGCCAAGTCCCTTCCAGTCGAGGAGGTGCTGTCTTTCATCGATGGGCAGTACAAGTTAGCCGTTGCAGCCCATGATGAACTATGGATTGAATGCCTGCAGGAGCATTTAGTCGACCATATGGCTCACAATCTGCTCATTTCAAGGTATCCACACCTGAATCCTTCAAAGAATGTGCTTCCCAAGGAACACTTCCCAGACTTACTCTTCTTCGACCCAGGTAAAGTCATGTGGGATCCTGTGTTAAGTCGACAACATCGTCGCTCTGCTGACCTCCTCTCCACTAGTGCGGAGTTTCGGAAAAGAGCATCTAGAATACGTCCTGAGCAACGGAGGCCGCCAACAAGCAGCCAGGGGGAAGAGAGTAAGGAGACTAAAGTGCTTCCAGGTACAGCCCCTCCCCTGACACCCTGCCCTGATAGCACCGTTAATGTCAAGGAGTATAAAGATGCCAAGCCTCTGGACACACCAACTTCTACTAAAAAGCGTAAGGCTAAAAAAAGAAACTGCCCAATAACAGGGTGTAATGCTCGATTTACAGGGTCAGTTAGGAAACACATATATGACCACATGCCTGTCTGTCTGCGTCCTTCAAGTGAGACATATACTTCCATCCGAGCTTATTCTCAGGCAAGATGCCTTCATTATTTTGCAAAGCATATCCTTCAAAGAGACAATCTGCCTGAGCTGGTGTCCTGGTTAAATGCCAAGGCTGAAGGAGCTGACTATCAGTGGAACCTGCCAGAAGATCTTCGTTTTGAAATGGAGAACCTGGCCCGACATATGGAATGGCCAATAACTGATACAATTAAAGTTGGTCCTGCCAACCATCCTGCCTCATTGCTTCACTGGAGGGCTTTGGCATTGCTAAGGAACGGTCTTCCTGAAAATACTTTGAAAGGATTTGAGTTGATATCAAGTTTAGGAATTGAAACAAACCAGGTGAAGAATAATTCAGCTGGTTCCACACAGCCAGAGATGACTGCTTTGAACATGCAAACTCGTGCAAATACAGCAAGTTCCCAAGTAAGAGACATTTGTGCAGCTGCAACTGTTGAGTATTTAACCACCACTACAAAGGATTTAACCACTACTACAAAGGATTCAACCACTACTGCACCATCAGGTTCCTTACATATACAGCCATCTCAACCTGCCATTATTCCATCCCCGGCTAGGCCACCTGGTCCCTTGCAGGTCCTCCCTGCCCTAGTTGCTAATTTGCTAACCTCTGTTGCTGCAGGCTCCTTACAGATGCGCTCTACGCAAATTTCCATGTTTCCAAGGCCTGCTGTGCCATCATGTAACTCACAGATACAACCTACCGAAGTAGCCAGAAATATATCATCCGCCAGGCCATCAGGTTCCTCACATATACACTTTGCCCAAGGAACCACAATTCCAGTGCCTGCTAGGTCATCAGGTTCTTTCCCGATTCCTCCTGTACAAGTATCCACAATTCCTACCCTAGCTGTGCCATCAGGTAACTTTCAGATGCGCCCTGCCCTAGGAGCCACAATTCCAACCCTAGCTGTGTCATCAGGTAAATTCGAGATGGGCCCTGCCCTAGGAGCCACGATTCCAATGCCCAATTGGCCATCAAGTTCCTCACTGATACCTCCTGTCCGATTGGCCACTCCAACTTCTGTTGCATTATCAGGTTCTGTTCCGATACCCCTTTCTCAACTTGCCACAATTCCACCCCCTGTTGTGGCATCAGGTTCTTTACCAATACGCCCTTCCCAAGTTGACAAGATTCCAACTCCTGTAGCGGCATCCGGTTCCTTACAGATACTTCCTTCCCAAGGAGCAGAGATTCCAGTACCAACTAGCACATTAGACTTCGCCCCACCTTCAAAGGTCCCAAAGCTTTATGGTTCGAAAAGTTTTTTCCAAACTTCCCCAACTTGGGGTTCTGTGGTTCCAAGCCTTTCTGGGGCACCGGGTTCCTTACAAAGTCCCCAAGCCCCAACTTCGAAAGCACCAAAATCTGCTGAGCCATCAGAATCCTTACCATACACAACCTCACCTTCCATGGCTCCAAATTCCACAATGGGATCAGGTTCCATACAGGTACATCCAGTTTTGTTACAGCGAACCACTGTGCCTACTTCCAATGCTACATCCCTTTCTGAGATACCAGACTCCTTACAGATATCATTGGCTGCAGCGTCCAAATTGTCAACCTCTTCTGGAACTGGGATGTCAGGTTTGTCCCAAGTTGCCAAGGGTCCGTTTCCTGAAAAAGCATCAGGCTCCTTTAAGACTGGTCAGCTTGCACCAATCCAGGTTGAGATCAAAGCAGGGGAATCATGTTTTGTGAGGAATAACATAAGAGACGTTGTGCAGGAGCCACTCCTCTCTTCTAAGACGATGCCCTCTTCTGTGGATATAACTCAAAATAGTTCAAGAGATACTTCTAATGCAGATATTAGTGTCCCACTGAAGGCATATGATAGTCATTTTCATTTGGACCATTTAGAGCAAGAAACAGGAAAGCAGGGACATGATGCCATAGCAGCAGTCACAGGCCGGAGACCCAGGGTCAATATTGAGCTATGTGGTGGAGTTCTCAACTACAGTGACCCTGCTTACTTCAATCAAATACACTTCCCAACAAAATCATCTTTCAGGATAGCAGTTGGGATTCACCCATGCCATGCTTTTTGTGTAAGTGAAACAGACATGAGCCAACTACGCAATCACCTCTGTGACCTACAGGTGTGTGCTGTGAGTGAAGTTGGATTGGATTTCTCTTGCCCCAGAGTCCAGTGGAATTGCCAGAAGGTGTTGCTACGTATCATTCTTGAGATGGGGGTTGCAGGAAGGGTGCTAATCCTACGCTTGCGTGCTGACGAAATCAACCCTGCAGCAGAGAGGCCATCCAAGGAGTGCATGAAGATCATGTCAGAGTGTAAAGTGAGCCGTCACCAGCGAATCCACCTCCACCTTTGTGACCTCAACAGTGAAGAGGTGGCTCTTTGGAAGCAAAGTTACCCAGAGTGTTATTTTGGATTTAGCAGCTCATCAGAACATTTTGGGCTGTCCCAACAAGAAGCTTTGAAACTTGTTCCACATAATCGTCTTCTACTTGAGTCTAATGCTCCTTTCCTTCCAATTGATTTAACTGCCAAGTCAAATTCCCCTGCTTACATTGGAGAAATAGCTCAGGTGCTTGCAGAATGTCAACACCGCAACCTTGAATCTGTTCTCAGGAGCACTACTGACAACGCAATTTGCTTGTATGGCCCCTGGCGGCATTAA